One stretch of Tistrella mobilis DNA includes these proteins:
- a CDS encoding acyl-CoA dehydrogenase family protein: protein MNLLRSPYLSPEHLEWQDTLRRWVAREITPFVNDWDEAGEFPRDLYRKAAEIGLLGLGFPEDYGGIPADRFMSMIAGRELARCGAGGVPASLLSHTIGAPPIVKAGSDELKARVLPGILAGEKISALAITEPGGGSDVANIRTKARREGDHYVVSGEKTFITSGMRADYYTVAVRTGGPGRDGISLMVIEAESPGFARTPLKKMGWWASDTATLHFDEVRVPAANLIGEEGSAFRTIMLNFNDERIALATTACAFARVCVDEAAAYARERTTFGKPLSSHQVIRHKLVDMAQRVEVTEAFIERLVWALEAGDNPVAQICMAKNQATQTMAYCASEAVQIFGGAGYMRGAAVERIYREVKVNAIGGGAEEIMKDLASRQMGL from the coding sequence ATGAACCTCCTGCGCTCCCCCTATCTCTCGCCCGAGCATCTGGAGTGGCAGGACACGCTCCGCCGCTGGGTGGCGCGCGAGATCACCCCCTTCGTCAACGACTGGGACGAGGCGGGCGAATTCCCGCGTGACCTCTACCGCAAGGCGGCGGAGATCGGGCTGCTCGGTCTCGGCTTTCCGGAAGACTATGGCGGGATCCCGGCCGACCGGTTCATGAGCATGATCGCCGGCCGGGAACTGGCCCGCTGCGGGGCGGGCGGCGTGCCGGCCAGCCTGCTCAGCCATACCATCGGCGCACCGCCGATTGTGAAAGCCGGCTCCGACGAACTGAAGGCCCGGGTGCTGCCGGGCATTCTGGCGGGTGAGAAAATCTCGGCGCTCGCGATCACCGAACCGGGTGGCGGCTCCGACGTCGCCAATATCCGCACGAAGGCCCGGCGCGAGGGCGACCATTACGTGGTCAGCGGCGAGAAGACCTTCATCACATCGGGCATGCGCGCGGATTACTACACGGTCGCGGTGCGCACCGGCGGGCCCGGCCGCGACGGCATCAGCCTGATGGTGATCGAGGCGGAAAGCCCCGGCTTCGCCCGCACGCCGCTGAAGAAGATGGGCTGGTGGGCCTCGGACACGGCGACACTGCATTTCGACGAGGTCCGGGTGCCGGCCGCCAATCTGATCGGCGAGGAGGGCTCGGCCTTCCGGACCATCATGCTGAACTTCAACGACGAGCGGATCGCGCTCGCCACCACCGCCTGCGCCTTCGCCCGGGTCTGCGTGGACGAGGCCGCCGCCTATGCCCGCGAGCGCACCACCTTCGGCAAGCCCCTGTCCAGCCATCAGGTCATCCGCCACAAGCTGGTCGACATGGCCCAGCGTGTGGAGGTGACCGAAGCCTTCATCGAAAGACTGGTCTGGGCGCTGGAAGCCGGCGACAATCCGGTTGCCCAGATCTGCATGGCAAAGAACCAGGCCACGCAGACCATGGCGTATTGTGCCTCGGAAGCCGTGCAGATCTTCGGCGGCGCCGGCTATATGCGCGGGGCGGCGGTGGAGCGGATCTACCGCGAAGTGAAGGTGAATGCCATCGGCGGCGGCGCCGAGGAAATCATGAAGGATCTGGCGAGCCGGCAGATGGGGCTGTAA
- a CDS encoding glutathione S-transferase family protein — protein sequence MLTLYHCHDARSFRPLWTLEELAVETGGPAYELKMLPFPPRVFQKSYLEINPLGTIPALFDEGRRMTESAAICQYLVTRYGPTSLAVAPDEADYGPFLNFLHFGEATLTFPQTLVLRYRFFEPDERKLPQAADDYAKWFLARLRLIEQMTGEQDYLCAGRFTAADISVGYAILLAHSVGLAGELGPNVRAYWERLSGREGFRRAKAVQLAAAEDQGVPVPKIGVSG from the coding sequence TTGCTGACCCTCTATCATTGCCACGACGCCCGGTCCTTCCGCCCGCTCTGGACGCTGGAGGAACTGGCGGTGGAGACCGGCGGCCCGGCCTATGAGCTGAAGATGCTGCCCTTCCCGCCCCGGGTGTTCCAGAAGAGCTATCTGGAGATCAACCCGCTCGGCACCATCCCCGCCCTGTTCGACGAGGGCCGGCGGATGACCGAATCGGCGGCGATCTGCCAGTATCTCGTCACCCGCTATGGCCCGACCAGCCTGGCGGTGGCGCCGGACGAGGCCGATTACGGCCCCTTCCTCAACTTCCTGCATTTCGGCGAGGCGACGCTGACTTTCCCGCAGACCCTGGTGCTGCGCTATCGCTTCTTTGAACCCGACGAGCGCAAACTGCCCCAGGCGGCCGACGACTACGCCAAATGGTTCCTGGCCCGGCTGCGGCTGATCGAGCAGATGACCGGCGAGCAGGACTATCTCTGCGCCGGCCGCTTCACCGCCGCCGACATCTCGGTCGGCTATGCCATCCTGCTTGCCCATTCGGTGGGGCTGGCGGGCGAACTCGGCCCCAATGTCCGCGCCTATTGGGAGCGGCTGTCGGGACGCGAGGGCTTCCGGCGCGCCAAGGCGGTGCAGCTGGCCGCCGCGGAAGACCAGGGTGTGCCGGTGCCGAAGATCGGGGTGTCCGGGTAA